The Ziziphus jujuba cultivar Dongzao chromosome 7, ASM3175591v1 genome includes a region encoding these proteins:
- the LOC107424090 gene encoding cytochrome P450 CYP72A616 has product MEVYVLNILPISLLVLLICGVAKVSYSIWWKPKWLERNLKRQGIRGTPYKPLVGDMKEYIRLISEAWSKPLSLAHQIIPRVDPFTMNNFQKYGKLSICWFGTTPKLIIMEPEMIKEVLSNKQSHFHKPPLSPLITILTRGLTTLQGDNWARHRRIINPAFHLERLKEMVPVFTISCGKMMEKWERMVSLQGTCEVDMWPEFQKLTADVISRAAFGSDYEEGKKIFELQKELILLVVEAMKTIYIPGFRFLPTKKNRRRKKLDKEITSMLRNITQNKWNAMRTEQSKADDLLGLLLQSNNQESLPENECNKKSNEMTLEEVIEECKQFYLAGQETTASWLTWIIIVLAMHPSWQEKAREEVLQICGNREPNFESISHLKIVTMILNEVLRLYPPVIAQYLHAYKDSKVGNINVPAGVDLTLPTLLIHHDSELWGDDAEVFKPERFSQGVSKACKDQLAFFPFGWGPRTCIGQNFSIIEAKVAMAMILQRFSFKLSPSYTHAPYTVMTLQPQHGAQIILCKP; this is encoded by the exons ATGGAAGTCTATGTACTAAATATCCTTCCAATATCTCTACTGGTTCTGCTAATCTGTGGAGTTGCTAAAGTTTCCTACTCCATTTGGTGGAAACCCAAATGGCTAGAGAGGAACTTAAAACGACAAGGAATTAGAGGCACTCCTTACAAGCCACTGGTCGGTGACATGAAAGAGTATATAAGGCTGATAAGTGAAGCATGGTCCAAACCTCTGAGTCTAGCCCACCAAATTATTCCACGTGTTGACCCATTTACCATGAATAATTTCCAGAAATATG GAAAGCTTTCAATTTGCTGGTTTGGGACAACTCCAAAGTTGATCATCATGGAGCCGGAGATGATCAAAGAAGTTCTGTCCAACAAGCAAAGTCACTTTCACAAGCCACCTCTAAGCCCTCTCATTACCATCCTGACCAGAGGGCTAACGACTCTACAAGGTGACAACTGGGCGAGACATAGAAGGATCATAAATCCTGCATTCCACCTAGAGAGACTCAAG GAAATGGTACCAGTGTTTACGATCAGTTGTGGTAAAATGATGGAAAAATGGGAGAGAATGGTTAGCCTTCAAGGAACTTGTGAGGTGGATATGTGGCCGGAATTCCAAAAACTTACTGCAGACGTTATTTCAAGGGCAGCATTTGGAAGCGACTATGAAGAAGGGAAGAAGATCTTTGAGCTTCAGAAAGAACTGATATTGCTAGTAGTCGAAGCCATGAAGACCATATACATTCCTGGTTTCAG GTTCCTTCCAACCAAAAAGAATCGGAGGAGAAAGAAGTTGGACAAGGAGATCACATCTATGCTAAGAAACATAACCCAGAATAAATGGAACGCGATGAGAACTGAACAATCGAAGGCGGATGACTTGCTAGGCCTTCTGCTACAATCTAATAACCAAGAGAGTTTACCAGAAAATGAGTGTAACAAAAAAAGCAATGAGATGACACTTGAAGAGGTGATAGAGGAATGCAAGCAGTTCTACCTTGCTGGCCAAGAAACAACCGCAAGCTGGTTAACATGGATCATCATTGTCTTAGCTATGCATCCAAGTTGGCAAGAAAAGGCAAGGGAAGAAGTCCTACAAATTTGTGGAAATAGGGAGCCTAATTTTGAATCTATTAGTCACCTAAAGATT GTAACAATGATACTTAATGAAGTCCTAAGGCTTTATCCACCAGTGATTGCTCAATATCTACATGCTTACAAGGACAGCAAAGTAGGGAATATCAATGTTCCTGCTGGAGTTGATCTTACTTTGCCTACACTGCTCATTCATCATGATTCTGAGCTCTGGGGTGATGATGCAGAAGTGTTCAAACCAGAGAGATTCTCTCAAGGGGTTTCAAAGGCATGTAAGGACCAACTAGCATTTTTCCCATTTGGGTGGGGCCCAAGGACCTGTATTGGCCAAAACTTTTCCATCATAGAAGCCAAAGTTGCGATGGCTATGATACTACAACGTTTCTCATTCAAGCTCTCACCTTCGTACACTCATGCTCCTTACACTGTCATGACTCTTCAACCACAGCATGGAGCGCAAATCATACTATGCAAACCATAA
- the LOC112492469 gene encoding transcription factor MYB1 — translation MGRNPCSSKEGAFNKGAWTAHEDKILSEYVKIHGEGHWRNLPKKAGLNRCGKSCRLRWLNYLRPDIKRGNISPDEEELIIRLHKLLGNRWSLIAGRLPGRTDNEIKNYWNTNLGKKIQDRQISPGGYMRKSTSVETNSISEMSTSNITNNNNNSNNHSSSLPSAPSGMATHVVRTKAIKCTKVVVSNDPSPCLAHNVDHFDPDKHTSPSSLDAHHLSECYPVLLEANTLNGLSPSSFSTTTTTTSQEAFSSSTDFIMNFNSTEELFLSNLLNSDLFDYNDKYRNNRVLSTSLGDDQALMFSEDFLTPSWEYY, via the exons ATGGGTAGAAACCCTTGTTCCTCAAAGGAGGGTGCCTTTAACAAAGGAGCTTGGACTGCTCATGAAGACAAAATCCTCTCTGAATACGTAAAAATTCACGGTGAAGGCCACTGGAGAAACCTTCCCAAAAAAGCAG GTTTGAATAGATGTGGGAAAAGCTGTAGACTACGCTGGTTGAACTATCTGAGACCTGACATTAAGAGAGGTAACATTTCACCGGACGAAGAAGAACTTATCATCAGGCTTCACAAGCTTTTGGGGAACAg GTGGTCTCTAATAGCCGGGAGGCTTCCAGGGCGAACAGacaatgaaataaaaaactACTGGAACACCAATTTAGGCAAAAAAATTCAGGACCGCCAAATTAGCCCTGGTGGTTACATGCGCAAGAGCACAAGTGTGGAAACGAACTCTATTTCGGAAATGTCAACGTCAAACATCaccaataacaacaacaacagcaacaaccaTTCTTCTTCGTTGCCATCAGCACCATCCGGAATGGCCACGCACGTGGTTCGGACCAAAGCAATCAAATGCACCAAAGTTGTTGTCAGCAATGACCCTTCACCTTGTCTGGCCCACAATGTTGATCATTTCGATCCAGACAAACACACTTCACCCTCCTCACTGGACGCTCATCATCTGTCTGAATGCTATCCAGTACTATTGGAGGCTAATACATTGAATGGCTTATCACCATCCTCATTTtccactactactactactaccagTCAAGAGGCCTTTTCTTCGTCCACGGATTTCATCATGAATTTCAATTCCACTGAGGAACTTTTCCTTTCCAACCTTTTAAACTCggatttatttgattataatgACAAATATCGCAATAATAGAGTTTTGTCTACTTCCTTGGGAGACGACCAAGCTTTAATGTTTTCTGAGGATTTTCTGACGCCGAGTTGGGAGTATTACTAG